A part of Verrucomicrobiota bacterium genomic DNA contains:
- the ltrA gene encoding group II intron reverse transcriptase/maturase, whose protein sequence is MKETQLQIPLPGVPKAKQGRDVPPRWDWTEASVWTERMVATLERGIKGGKWYSLMDKVWKLENLQNAARQVKANQGAAGVDGVSCEAYFKDSALRLQRLQGRLRQGNYQPSPVKRVWIPKLGSKELRPLGIPTVESRIVETAVRQVIEPIFEACFAEHSYGFRPGKGAKDALRRVDQLLKAGNVWVVDADLKAYFDTIPQKPLMALVEERISDRNLLELIWKMLKQGVMETAKEWQPTEQGTPQGAVISPLLANLYLHPLDHWMARQGRQMVRYADDFVILCQSQAEAQAVLEQLRQWTAAAGLTLHPVKTRIVEASQKGGFDFLGYHFERGHRWPRQKSKAKLREAIRQKTGKSDPRPMSQIIADINRTLRGWFNYFQHSVANIFRAEDSWVRNRLRAILRKRHKGQGCARGCDYQRWPIAYFAELGLFSLAKARAEASQVRYRTH, encoded by the coding sequence GTGAAGGAAACACAACTGCAAATTCCCCTGCCGGGAGTGCCAAAAGCTAAACAAGGCAGAGACGTCCCCCCGCGATGGGATTGGACGGAAGCAAGTGTGTGGACCGAGCGCATGGTGGCAACCCTCGAACGAGGAATCAAAGGAGGCAAATGGTACAGTCTGATGGATAAAGTATGGAAATTGGAAAACCTGCAAAATGCAGCCCGACAGGTGAAAGCCAACCAGGGAGCCGCTGGAGTTGATGGCGTAAGCTGCGAAGCTTACTTCAAAGACAGTGCCCTCCGGCTGCAGCGACTCCAGGGCCGGTTACGGCAAGGCAACTATCAACCCAGCCCGGTCAAGCGGGTGTGGATTCCCAAGCTGGGAAGCAAGGAACTTCGCCCGTTGGGCATACCGACGGTGGAGAGCCGCATTGTGGAAACCGCGGTGCGACAGGTTATCGAACCGATCTTCGAGGCCTGTTTTGCGGAACACAGCTACGGGTTCCGACCCGGAAAGGGAGCCAAAGACGCGTTGCGACGAGTGGACCAGCTACTCAAAGCGGGAAACGTGTGGGTGGTGGATGCCGACCTCAAAGCCTATTTCGACACGATTCCACAAAAGCCCTTGATGGCCTTGGTGGAAGAGCGGATCAGTGACCGCAACCTGCTGGAACTGATCTGGAAAATGCTCAAACAGGGAGTCATGGAGACCGCCAAGGAATGGCAGCCGACGGAGCAAGGGACCCCGCAAGGAGCGGTGATATCGCCGCTGCTGGCCAATCTCTACCTCCATCCGCTGGACCATTGGATGGCACGGCAAGGGCGGCAAATGGTCCGGTATGCCGATGACTTCGTGATCCTGTGCCAGAGCCAGGCCGAGGCGCAAGCCGTACTCGAACAACTACGCCAATGGACGGCGGCAGCGGGACTAACGCTGCACCCGGTCAAGACCCGTATTGTCGAGGCCAGTCAGAAGGGTGGTTTTGACTTTCTGGGCTATCACTTTGAACGTGGCCATCGGTGGCCGCGCCAAAAGAGCAAGGCAAAGCTCCGGGAAGCCATCCGCCAAAAGACTGGGAAAAGCGATCCGCGTCCGATGAGTCAAATCATTGCGGATATCAACCGCACCCTACGAGGCTGGTTCAACTATTTCCAACACAGTGTCGCCAACATCTTCCGAGCGGAAGATAGCTGGGTGAGAAATCGCCTGCGCGCGATTCTGCGCAAACGGCACAAGGGACAAGGGTGTGCCCGAGGTTGTGACTATCAGCGCTGGCCCATCGCCTACTTCGCCGAACTGGGGCTCTTCTCCTTAGCCAAAGCCCGAGCGGAAGCGAGCCAGGTCCGATACAGGACTCACTAA
- a CDS encoding response regulator transcription factor, with amino-acid sequence MKPTPLSLLIVDDHPIFRQGLRQIIEAQPGFCVVQEAGDGAAAVKLAATLKPDIILLDIDMPGMNGLDAMRAMRQQRVTAGIICLTMYKEADMFNEAMNLGATGYVLKDSAAQDILAGIKSVAAGRRYISPTLADCLFARSVGARALHTEKPGLDQLTPAERRILQRIADDKTSKEIAEELGLSPRTIENHRANISQKLDLHGSHSLLKFAYENKARL; translated from the coding sequence ATGAAACCAACACCCCTAAGCCTCCTGATCGTTGACGATCATCCCATCTTCCGGCAGGGGTTGCGCCAGATTATCGAGGCGCAACCCGGCTTTTGCGTAGTGCAGGAAGCGGGCGATGGCGCCGCCGCCGTGAAACTGGCGGCCACCTTGAAGCCTGACATCATCCTGCTGGATATTGACATGCCGGGGATGAACGGGCTCGACGCCATGCGCGCCATGCGCCAGCAGCGCGTTACCGCCGGCATCATCTGCCTGACGATGTACAAGGAGGCGGACATGTTCAATGAAGCGATGAACCTGGGGGCCACGGGGTATGTGCTCAAAGACAGCGCCGCCCAAGACATTCTGGCCGGCATCAAAAGCGTCGCCGCCGGCCGCCGCTACATCAGCCCGACGCTGGCCGACTGCCTGTTCGCCCGCAGCGTCGGTGCGCGCGCGTTGCATACCGAGAAGCCCGGCCTCGACCAACTCACTCCCGCTGAGCGGCGCATCCTTCAGCGGATCGCCGATGACAAGACCAGCAAGGAAATTGCCGAAGAACTTGGCCTCAGCCCGCGCACGATTGAAAACCACCGCGCCAATATCAGCCAGAAGTTGGACTTGCATGGCAGCCACAGCCTGCTCAAGTTTGCGTATGAGAATAAAGCCCGGCTGTAG